From the Drosophila suzukii chromosome 2 unlocalized genomic scaffold, CBGP_Dsuzu_IsoJpt1.0 scf_2c, whole genome shotgun sequence genome, one window contains:
- the LOC136117747 gene encoding uncharacterized protein isoform X1, whose translation MAPRPRSDQTLDDRRSRGTRSYRCRVCRGIHPLRKCNHFLTLSTKKRLRAVIISKYCVNCLAHQHSEGVCRSGDTCKKCGQDHHTLLELRESSSSRRRSISPLRPSVTSPRPSASGLRSPNPTPSSRNHSRCSDQFEAPTAAPSVASLLQHRTMQIIPTAIVVLDTGTNKTGALIDPCTPVSTIDRSLAAAFFQPLHSHSNPCPSRLEIQRYTPR comes from the coding sequence ATGGCTCCACGTCCTCGCAGCGACCAAACTTTGGACGACAGACGTTCACGAGGTACTCGATCCTACCGCTGCCGAGTCTGTCGGGGAATCCATCCTCTGCGGAAGTGCAACCATTTCCTGACGCTCAGCACTAAGAAGCGGCTCCGCGCCGTTATCATAAGCAAATATTGTGTGAATTGCCTGGCCCACCAGCATTCCGAAGGAGTATGTCGCAGTGGAGACACGTGCAAAAAGTGTGGGCAAGACCACCACACGCTGCTCGAATTGCGCGAATCTTCCAGTTCGCGCCGCCGATCAATTTCTCCGTTGCGACCCTCGGTGACGTCACCACGACCTTCGGCTTCCGGTTTACGCTCGCCAAATCCAACGCCAAGCTCGCGGAACCATTCCCGGTGTTCCGACCAGTTCGAAGCGCCAACTGCAGCTCCATCTGTGGCGTCTCTGTTGCAGCATCGGACTATGCAAATCATCCCGACGGCCATCGTGGTTCTCGACACGGGAACCAACAAGACGGGGGCCCTGATCGACCCGTGCACCCCAGTGAGCACCATCGACCGGTCGCTGGCCGCGGCGTTCTTTCAACCTCTGCACTCGCACTCCAATCCGTGCCCTAGCCGATTGGAGATTCAACGATATACGCCTCGCTGA